The DNA segment GCCGAGCATCCACTCCTTTTACGGCAACATCGGCGTTTGCCTGCGGGCGCTGGCCTACATCCTGCGTCTCGGCGGCGACGGGCTGACCCGGGTCGCCGAGCGCGCCGTGCTCAACGCCAACTACCTGCGCGTGCGGCTCGAGGGGATCCTGCAGGTGGAACATGGCGACGGCTGCCTGCACGAGTTCATCGCCTCGGGCGTGGACTGGCGGGAGAAGTACGGGGTCCGCACCCTGGACATCGCCAAGCGCCTGCTGGACTACGGCGTGCATGCGCCGACGATCTACTTCCCCCTGATCGTCGAGGAGGCCCTTATGATCGAACCCACGGAGACCGAGTCCAAGGAGACCCTGGACGCGTTCGTGGAGATCATGCGCACCATTCGCCGCGAAGCCGAGGAAGAGCCCGAACTGCTCCACCAGGCCCCGCTCGTCACGCCCGTGTCGCGCCTCGACGAGGCCGGCGCAGCCCGCAAGCCCGACCTGCGCTGGCTCGGGCCCTGCAACTGCGGGTAGCCGCGATGCGCCTGCGCGTGATCCGCGACGGCGCCCGCAGCGGTGCCGAGAACATGGCGGCCGACGCCCGCTTGCTCGAGGCCCACCGTCCCGGCGACGATCCCGTCCTGCGCCTCTATCGCTGGTCGCCGCCGGCGGTCAGCTACGGCTACCACCAGCGCGCGGCAGACTTCGATGCCGAGGCCGTGGCGCGCCGGGGCTACGGCCTGGTGCGCCGTCCCACGGGCGGGCGCGCCATCCTGCACGCCGACGAGCTGACCTACGCCGTGGTCGGTGATGCCCGTTCCGCCCTCTTCGGCGATTCGCTGCACGCAGCCTACGCGTCGGTCAATTCCGCCCTCCTGCTGTTCGTGCGGCGGCTGGGACTCTCTCCCGACGTCTCCGCCGGCGAATCCCTGGCCGCCGCGCGGGACGCCGTCTGCTTCGCGTCGGCCGGCCGTCACGAGATCACCGTGGGCGGACGCAAGCTGATCGGTTCGGCGCAGCGCCGGCTGGCGTCCGGTTTCCTGCAGCACGGCTCCATCCTGACCGGCCAGGGCCACGTCGATCTGCTCGCCTGTCTGCGGGGGGATGTCGACGGCCAGGAACAACGCGCGCGCCTGCGGGCGGCGACGACGGATCTCGCGCAGTTGCTGGGCCGAGAATTGGCCGTCGCGGATCTGGACGGCTTCGCGGA comes from the bacterium genome and includes:
- a CDS encoding lipoate--protein ligase family protein — translated: MRLRVIRDGARSGAENMAADARLLEAHRPGDDPVLRLYRWSPPAVSYGYHQRAADFDAEAVARRGYGLVRRPTGGRAILHADELTYAVVGDARSALFGDSLHAAYASVNSALLLFVRRLGLSPDVSAGESLAAARDAVCFASAGRHEITVGGRKLIGSAQRRLASGFLQHGSILTGQGHVDLLACLRGDVDGQEQRARLRAATTDLAQLLGRELAVADLDGFADALVEAFAETFRCGTYAGGA